The DNA region TCTGAAAAGGAAATGCAACTAAAAATTGATCAATAATATCAAAGAGTCGTTCAGAATTTTACTCTAAAACACCAGCTGTCCAGCTGCTCATGTGAGTTGGCATTTTATTTGACCTGCAGTCATATCTAGGGCTTAAAAAGAACAtcggatttatttatttttccatacaGAACCgattttcagttaatttaaaaaataaaaaataaataaatgttaataaatataaacaagtaAATCCAAATGGcagaaaatagtttcaaaaaGTGGCTTGTTTCAGTCATCAGACCCTTTaagaagttttgtttaattatgaggATATAGTCATAACactgactggaaaaaaataaattttacaagaaaaaggtGTTTTGACGTTTTTTGACTTCCTAAAATCAAACGTCAGAAGATGGTTAACattgctcattttaattttctgctatTATTTGTGTTGGAGTTCTTATAAAATTTCTACTTTAGTCTTCTAGTATTATGACTTCATGctcttaattttaaaacaaataaataaatctcagccTGGTCCTAATATTTTGTCgtagagttgacctgaattcaaagtccaaataaatagaagctgtaaaaactaaaatcactcAGAACTATGGGAACCAAGAAGAGCATTTGTGTgggagaaatttttttttttaaccaaaattaaaTCCTCAAAAAGATACAAATTGAgtgaatcaataaaatcaattcagCTCTAGTCATATCAGCCTGTTTGTTCAGTTTCCTTGTTGAATGACCTGAAGATCCTGAAGAGCTGGTCGATCTCAGAGTCTCCGTGGAAAAGAGGCTTCTTGGTGGCGAGTTCAGCGAAGATGGTTCCGGTGCTCCAAACATCCACAGGGGTGGAGTATCTGGGGGAGCCCAGCAGGACCTCTGGAGCCCGATACCAAAGGGTCACGACCTGGAAGCACACAGTTTACGATCAGAGAAAAACCTTCAGACAGGCAGAGTGGGTCCAGTGCGCTCGACGCGCCTCACCTCGTGGGTGTAGACCCTGACCGGTACGCCAAAGGCCCGGGCCAAGCCAAAGTCCGCCAGTTTGATCACACCCTTGTTGTCGATCAGGAGGTTCTGGGGTTTCAGGTCCCGGTGGAGAACCCGGCGACAGTGGCAGAAGTAGATTCCCTCCAGGATCTGGTAAAGGTAGCTCTGGGGAAAACCCGACATGGAGACGCAAACCATCAGGAAGACGAGTCACTGACAGCAGACTGCGGTCAGCCTGTTAGGACGTACCTTGACCAGCATGGGGTCCATGTACTGGTCAGATGGGATGGAGTCCAGGTACTTCTTCAGGTCCATGGACAAGAACTCAAAGATGAGATAGAGACGAGACTCCTGCATCAGGACGTCTAGGAgtctgtacacacacacacacacacacaaagttgaACTTGGGTTTGAGCCAAACTTCAGCTCAGGAATCCTATTTGTTCTCATGTCAATAGAGAGATAATCAGGATaattaaaaatcaacttttacaCTTCTTTTAAACAtaggttaaataaaataatacctttgaagtttaaatgtattttactaaGGTATTCCTCACTAATATAACAGTTGTGtgcaggcctgtcacaataaatttagctggataataaattattattagaatAATTCTATTACtagaaattaattattgaaatattgcAACAAACTACAATATTGCAGTTGGAGCCCATTTTCATGTAGTATAATATTGATAGCATattaatgcaagaacacatcctcaaatatcaataaactttaaattctaataaacatttaacactggaagacGTTTGAatatcaaaaatcaataaacaacagaaaatgaattatgatgtctctgtaaacaaagaaaataggCCCGTTAAGACCAAAGTAACAGACTTACTTATTGcatttttggtagaaagagagaaagtaaGGGGGAATCaagcaaatggaaattactgaGTTCATTTAAGTCAGGATTATTTCACTACTGATTTCAGTggaatttcaaacattttgcagtGAAAGCAGAGCAGAGACCATCTGTGGCCCAGTGGAAAGTCTGCTCTGCTGATCTGAACCTAGAACTCAGTGTACCAATAAAGCAGCTTTTTTGCTGTGTATCAACCTCCTCTGATTCAGAGTCTGTTAAGCTGCATCATTAACCTTATGAAGAATCTGTAACAGATGCTGTAACTCAATTAACATTTGAGTGATGAATCAGAGCCATGTTGGCATCTATAGAGGTGACCCAGTGACATCGCCCCACATCGGTCACATCCTCCCTCCACCCCGTCCAGCTGCAGGCGGCGTACCGTACAACGTTGGGGTGTCTGAGCTCCTGCAGCAGAGACACCTCTCTGACAGCGGTGCTGGGAACTCCCTCCTCCTCGCTCTCCAGACGGATTTTCTTCATAGCCACAACTTGTCCTGTGGACTTATGTCTGCCCTTATACACCACCCCATAGGTCCCTGGAAAACAACCGATAAGAAACAGTCACACACAGGCCTCGTCTCTGATCCAAATTCAAATTCTATTgatcaaaacaaatcaattattGCTTTTCCCGACAAGATCTGATTGCATGTTCAAGGTGTCCCCCAgtaacttgctaagcctggttgTTTGGTgctagggcagtcattcatccagcggcccattgtgttttagagttaaaattcttttcttttaaattgacaggaaatttgaaaatatcacttgacaATTAGGTGTTACTGAAAGATTAGAaaattaatacctgaacaccaactataaagtcttaaaaaatgtaaacattttaaaaagaatggaaaaaataagCACCAGGCTTATAAAACACTGGGGGAAACGCTGCATTGAGATTTTATGAAGCATATAAATCCAGTCGGATGAATCAGATGGAAACACTTTGTGTCACTTGCACGAGGACAGtcataataaatcaaatagtcgcataataaattaaaacagacaatttccatttgtatgatATATTGCTTCTCTCTTTAAtctacatttctgccaaaaattaGATGACAAAAGTAATCAGTCTTTTatctcaactagccctttttgTGAAGGACGAcattgtttacagagacttcataattcatctTAATTGtcgtttctgttttatttgagatatttaaatgtttcaatcaAGTTTACTTGGACAATAGATTACAGCAATAAGGCagatcaaagtgctttacataataaaatggCACCAAATTATCTccaaagttagcaaaaacacTCATTTGCTCCGTTATTAGCGGAACTGTGCCCACCACAATGTCTGCCAGTTTCACTGTGaaatgttcttgcattattatgcaactatattacttgaaaattgtctcgaaacaatattatcgtttatcccAATAATATCtaggacaatttattgtccagcaaaatttgttaacATGACAGGTCTAGAAGCAACCTTCACAGAAAGTCCTTCTGATAAACCAGAGGGACTTTCTGCCTGACTTACCGACAGTGATTAGTGATTTAACACCAGATACAGTCCGACTGTCTCTAAGGACAGCAGTTACACTCTGACAAATGTagacttttacttttgtttttttagaaaaataagacaTGCATACAAACCTTCTCCAATCTTCTCTATTTTCACATAATCCTCCATCACTGCCTTgaagaaatgggaaaaatgtgtcatttaggCAAATACCAGTGATTTCAGCATGTCTCATCAGATACAAACCGTTTCAGTGGCTTAGATGTTTAAATTAACTCATCTGACCAGAACATTCACCATCGactacaaacaaacatgttcatcCATGCAGACATTTTTCACCTCCTTACCTACCGTTAGCTTACACAATGCTAAACTGTAACAAGAATATCCTTTCTCCGCTTTGAAAACCATTCTCGGACTTCTAATCTACTAATAACAAGTCCATGCCTAGCCTCCTGCTGATAAACAAGGCACTCACTCATttgtaaatatgacaaaacGACGATAAATACCTAGTTTTGTAGCGTTTTGTCGAGCAGCTCTGTCTTCATTAACCGACCGTCGCTACTGGAATGCTGACAAACCCTTTTGAATAAACCGCAGTACGGGGACCGTTTAAAACGCACCAATGAGCTCACTcgatacattttaaaactaccAATTAGAGAGTGGGATACTTGCTTGTTGGTTGAGCGGGAGACGACGCGCCGACGTAAGAGCGTAAGAACCAGTTTGACGAGGTGGAAGTGTTTACTGACTGAGATATTTATACTATTTAACAATGTTATCATTGAAAAACCTTATAAAGCTTACAAATCCGAATTACGAAGTCAACttaaaacaaagtgacaaaGCAGGTAATTTCTTTAGAAGGTTCGTAACAGTCTAGTAAATAGAGAACCCCAGCCACCCTGCTGGGAATCAATATTAAATGCTTATTTTGCCTGAATtcaactttgtgttgtttcttgtAATGATATGGCataaactatatattttttctttaataaaatcttgTCTTTCCAccaaatgtatatatttagatttaaaacatcTCTACATTGAGAACAAACTTAAATTCCTGGTTTGTGTGCATTAATTTGTTCAATCAAACTGATTCTGGCTGAATTTGTAAGCACACTGCATTTGCATGAGGCCCTCTATGGATGAAGTGCAATCTATGGAAtagaattatttaattatttttgtttgcatggcAGCAgctttgaatgaaaatgaatgaatgaaactcACATGCACAATAGTAAGTCATCTGATCTACCACTTACTGTTAGCTGTGTTTACCTTTGTTCTGTTATATTTCAAATAGTAAATGCCTTATAAGTAGCTtatctttacatatttttggtCCAAATATTACTTTAGGGATTAAGGTTTAGCTCAAAATGACTTTTACAATTACTATACGACAATGAGTATATTCTATACACATATCTCATCTGTCttctgaaactctgcagctTGTGTCCAAACTGAAAGTAATTATTTCTACTAACTTTCATTAAGTACGTCTTATctgtaacttttaaatgttttaaattcagatcTCTAAAATGATTAACACCctgttgtaaaacaataaaacactttagtCCAgttgaataattgtttttgttcaagaGATTAGTGTgtcatatttctttaataaacttTGACGTACTGTGGTGCAGCTGGGTTTGTTTTCcaagtgaatgaatgaataaaatggaaaagatgaATACTGAATTGAAATGTCCAAAACTGAAGAGACGCCAGGCAAATGTATCAGTTTACTGATTTATTGACATACAAACAGGCAGCCTACAAATCTTTAATTCCCGCTAATCGTAAAgatgtctaaaaacaaaaagcctgcgctataaaataaaacagacctGTGAAAAAAAGTGCACCCTCTTACAATTCATAACATTACCCCAAAtcaaaaaagaaggaaatataTAGTTCTCTGATTATAGTAAGCAAAAACTGAACTTAAACACAGAAGTAGTGTGtaaaaactgagaaacacttttttttttaatgtagagtttaaaatgtctttattgcCATCTCACAGTAGAAATCATCCCACAACACGATACAGAGAGGAAACGATAGACAGCATCTTAATCACTAACAGACCTCGGAGATGATCTCTAACTAGGCTGTGGAGGCCTTTGGCCACTCTGCTTCACAACATCCAGAAAGGGTCTAGTTAAAGTTTCTGGCTCACCACAAACTTTAACTAGCAAGCCAGTTAAAGGCTTAagtgattgattaatcaatcaGCCCCTAATCATCCTCCTCCCTTTTGGAGCAGCAGAAAGAGTGGAAGCTGTTCAAACCAATCCAACAGTGGCAATTTAATTTACTCCGGGTTTTTACTACACATCTCACTAATTGTAATGATTTGTTAGTTGCTGAATcatgaaacagaaatgtgttgccCTGCATGACGAATCAAAAAAGATCTGACATCATGAATACCCAACTTTTTCTGCAATTTATGTAAACATGTCTTCATCTCTCCCAGGCAGCATCACCAAGGTGACGAGGAAGGAACTGGTAGACGCTGGGGAACTGGGAACCTGTATCCTGGCTCACTCTGCAACACCAATTAGCTCATCGCTAAAACGATCACATGTCAGGTCCAGATACTGACTAATAGCTTTCATTCCAACTTAAGAGTTCACATCATCCAAGCAGCAGTGACCACTGATAGGATGAGGAACACTGAGAACATCCAACACAGGAAGGAAGTGGGTTTTCCTAGAAGATCCCACTTCACCAAGCATGGAGAAGCATTCGGCTTCTGTGCACCACAAACACTGCAttgctttaaatcaaggctaaaaaacccacctgttttaGAGCTGTTTTTGAAccataagaaataaaacattgaccaacatgttTGATGTGCAATGATGATTTCAACGATGacatttgtcaaaatgtaatgGTACAagttttctcaattgttgactcTATGGtgtttttataactttgtacttttgtgttttttcttgtaatcggccctgttgctgaaatgtgctacgcAAATGAACTTGACTGATTGAGTGACAAAGCAAAGCAccaacagagacagaaaacagctgACTGAGCCCCTACCAAAGAGTTCCATCACCCAAACCCCTAACGCAGTTATAGTTAGATTGctctgttaaatgtttttatatattatttaaaaatctttaaagcacATCTATGGATATTATACTTATAGTcattagaaaaactgaaacaaaaacaaatatataacaatgcaataacaataaaaaatgggGACTGGCTCAGAAATACccttaaaaatagtttatatatatgtatatatatatacatatatataaagtaAATGTTGGCCACATCTACTGAATTTTCATGAAGTGAAAACCTAACTATTTACGTGTTAACACCcgaaatatttaataaatgacgTTATCAATCATTTGATCTACATGAAGGCTAACGATGGCTGACTTTCAACTGGCATGGAGGTGGAGCATCTGGACAGAAACTgcccagagctgctgctgaatgGACCAGATCCTGCATTacactgtaaatatgtttaacgTGCTCCATATCCATGTTTGTATCAAAACACTTTATATTAATATAGAACGATCCTTTATTGGTCCTTCAGTAGAAACATTGATTTGCATCGACATGAAATCAACAGGCAAATGgaagaacaataaatataagcaattataataaaataaaattaattacatgACTGAGTCAGAGGTATATACGTCCATAAAACATGTCAACACTTATACTGTTATCTACAGTGTCACCAAAAAGGGAAGTGATACTTTTATGTGATATATGTTTGTAAATGcaatacaaaaaaactaaatcttatcAAGAATTTGACTCATTTCTAGTGCATATATTTAAgttcatttgaattaaaacaaggctaacttac from Gambusia affinis linkage group LG13, SWU_Gaff_1.0, whole genome shotgun sequence includes:
- the cdk1 gene encoding cyclin-dependent kinase 1; the protein is MEDYVKIEKIGEGTYGVVYKGRHKSTGQVVAMKKIRLESEEEGVPSTAVREVSLLQELRHPNVVRLLDVLMQESRLYLIFEFLSMDLKKYLDSIPSDQYMDPMLVKSYLYQILEGIYFCHCRRVLHRDLKPQNLLIDNKGVIKLADFGLARAFGVPVRVYTHEVVTLWYRAPEVLLGSPRYSTPVDVWSTGTIFAELATKKPLFHGDSEIDQLFRIFRTLGTPNNDVWPDVENLPDYKSTFPKWKDPLHTHTLCTHSCSNFNLFPLKK